A window from Nitrospira sp. ND1 encodes these proteins:
- a CDS encoding tetratricopeptide repeat protein, translating into MYRRLSLLPFLFAVCALWAGCETPPPARPPLPPSESDLDLLGPTKLCDSRQTFLAAHPEVIPHTHAWGSGQELQIPSEQSRSKSDESYFFDEDGTLVGMLFVFRSGLDLAPYKTLRYTLSRLKPSLEFYLTVAQLADRQNMEGSTIYDTGDEKTTTRYLVLGDRGNQRLLEASFTVDPYVKLFSPYRKGFLDRLRDTAQHTGGQHLDTQGSEDKEPFASLQQFARGQTAQLAYCGTKNQVIALDAYQKASASGFTGTVWQAELHHRLGVSWEAAGNLEKAKSELLASLALRPNSPEVVNNLGAVYWKLGEKKNALASFEKAILMRPNYAIARFNVAEAIADDNPRRAITEYETYLALVEGILEETDRAALAQKRVQALKHQ; encoded by the coding sequence ATGTATCGCCGCCTCTCACTGCTGCCGTTCTTGTTCGCTGTCTGCGCCCTGTGGGCAGGATGCGAAACTCCGCCACCGGCCCGGCCCCCGCTTCCTCCCTCTGAGAGTGACCTTGACCTCCTGGGCCCCACAAAACTCTGCGATTCCCGCCAGACATTCCTAGCGGCACATCCTGAAGTCATCCCCCACACCCACGCCTGGGGCAGCGGGCAGGAACTCCAAATCCCGTCTGAGCAAAGCCGCTCCAAGAGCGACGAGTCATATTTTTTCGACGAAGACGGAACGTTGGTCGGTATGCTGTTCGTGTTTCGTTCCGGACTCGATCTCGCCCCCTACAAAACACTCCGCTATACCCTCTCCCGGCTGAAACCCAGCCTGGAGTTCTATTTGACCGTGGCCCAATTGGCCGATCGTCAGAACATGGAAGGCAGCACCATCTATGACACCGGCGACGAAAAGACGACCACCCGATACCTCGTGCTGGGCGATCGCGGTAACCAACGCCTGCTCGAAGCCTCCTTTACGGTCGATCCCTACGTGAAGCTTTTTTCTCCCTATCGCAAGGGGTTCCTTGACCGCCTCCGCGATACCGCTCAACACACCGGCGGCCAGCACCTCGACACCCAGGGGTCTGAGGACAAGGAACCCTTCGCATCGCTGCAACAGTTCGCCCGCGGCCAAACCGCGCAACTGGCCTATTGCGGCACGAAAAACCAGGTCATCGCCCTCGACGCCTACCAGAAAGCCAGCGCCTCAGGATTCACCGGTACAGTCTGGCAAGCGGAGCTTCACCACCGATTGGGCGTCTCCTGGGAAGCGGCAGGCAACCTGGAGAAGGCTAAAAGCGAACTCCTCGCATCCTTAGCCCTACGCCCCAATTCCCCGGAAGTCGTCAACAACCTTGGTGCCGTGTACTGGAAACTGGGCGAGAAGAAAAATGCCCTGGCCTCCTTCGAAAAAGCCATATTGATGCGCCCTAACTACGCCATTGCCCGCTTCAACGTGGCCGAGGCCATCGCAGATGACAACCCGAGGCGAGCTATTACGGAATACGAAACGTACCTGGCCCTCGTCGAAGGCATCCTCGAAGAAACGGACCGTGCCGCGCTCGCACAAAAACGCGTGCAAGCACTCAAGCATCAGTAG
- a CDS encoding TraR/DksA C4-type zinc finger protein gives MKTPAKKTTVARRKPPKANGVKYPDILADLEGQRAAILAEAGVVLTNPTGLEVFPDVSDQASAEADQHFSFRIRERERKLLKKIDEALGRFATQTYGICEGCEGDIPYKRLKARPVTTLCIECKTSQEEAEKSPR, from the coding sequence ATGAAGACTCCCGCGAAAAAAACCACGGTAGCTCGGCGAAAGCCACCCAAGGCAAACGGGGTCAAGTATCCCGATATCCTGGCGGACCTTGAAGGCCAGCGTGCGGCGATTTTGGCTGAAGCCGGCGTGGTGTTGACGAATCCGACCGGTTTGGAAGTATTCCCCGATGTGAGTGATCAGGCTTCCGCTGAGGCCGACCAGCATTTCTCGTTTCGTATTCGGGAGCGAGAGCGAAAACTGCTCAAGAAAATCGATGAGGCGCTGGGGCGATTTGCCACGCAAACCTACGGCATATGCGAGGGCTGTGAAGGCGATATTCCCTACAAGCGTCTGAAAGCCCGCCCTGTGACCACGTTATGCATTGAGTGTAAGACCAGTCAGGAAGAAGCCGAAAAGTCCCCCCGCTGA
- the recR gene encoding recombination mediator RecR — translation MSVDQQGLLAKLVRELVRLPGIGQKSAQRLAFHLLKAEREDAMRLAEAIQAMKDGLSFCRQCRNIAEGELCEFCRDPKRDRSKILVIEEPSTLYAIERAGGYRGLYHVLLGVLSPLDGVGPSDIRAEELLDRVKAGGVEEVIVATNPTIEGEATAIYLTRLLKPHHVRVTRIAYGIPVGMDIEYADEVTLVKSIEGRRDL, via the coding sequence ATGAGTGTTGATCAGCAGGGTCTGTTGGCGAAGTTAGTGCGGGAGTTGGTGCGTCTGCCCGGGATCGGTCAGAAAAGCGCGCAACGGCTGGCCTTTCATCTGCTCAAGGCTGAACGGGAAGATGCGATGCGCCTCGCCGAGGCGATTCAGGCGATGAAGGACGGACTGTCGTTCTGCCGACAATGCCGGAATATTGCCGAGGGGGAACTCTGTGAGTTCTGCCGGGATCCCAAGCGGGATCGCAGCAAGATCCTCGTCATTGAAGAGCCCAGCACGTTGTACGCCATCGAACGGGCCGGGGGCTATCGAGGCCTGTATCACGTCCTGCTCGGAGTGTTGTCTCCGTTGGATGGCGTCGGACCATCGGACATTCGTGCCGAGGAGTTGCTGGATCGAGTGAAAGCGGGCGGAGTGGAAGAGGTCATCGTGGCAACGAATCCCACGATCGAGGGTGAAGCGACCGCTATCTACTTGACCCGGCTCTTGAAGCCGCATCATGTTCGGGTGACCCGCATCGCCTATGGCATTCCTGTCGGGATGGACATCGAGTATGCGGACGAAGTGACCCTCGTCAAGTCGATCGAGGGCCGGAGGGATCTCTGA